In Polynucleobacter arcticus, the following proteins share a genomic window:
- a CDS encoding anhydro-N-acetylmuramic acid kinase, with protein sequence MNKLDSLFIGLMSGTSLDGIDAVLAKIGSEGDATLIGALSKPFTPELRKALLDLQAPGPNELHREKQAGNALAIEYAKVVQDLLNQKNLNATEISAIGAHGQTIRHQANLANHLAYTHQTLNPALLAELTGIDVIADFRSRDLAAGGHGAPLVPAFHAQQFATDQNIAVLNLGGIANLTLLPKDGEVKGFDCGPGNMLMDAWVADQQGHPFDENGTWASQGKVNQALLSRMLTDSFFAKAPPKSTGRDDFHLEWLQKQIGSDNINSEDVQATLLQLTVDSALQALEGYAPQTQTLVICGGGARNTALLDLFKTKAEALFKNSLEIVTSDVLGIDPQLVEGLAFAWLAWAHKEKRPANLPAVTGAKGPRILGACYPA encoded by the coding sequence ATGAATAAGCTCGATTCCCTCTTCATTGGCTTGATGTCTGGCACTAGCCTAGATGGAATAGATGCCGTGTTAGCAAAAATAGGCTCCGAAGGTGACGCAACCCTAATAGGGGCATTGAGCAAACCCTTCACACCTGAATTACGTAAAGCCCTACTAGACCTTCAAGCCCCAGGGCCAAATGAACTCCACCGAGAAAAACAAGCCGGAAATGCCCTGGCTATAGAGTATGCAAAGGTCGTTCAGGACCTGCTTAACCAGAAGAATCTGAATGCCACTGAAATCAGCGCAATTGGTGCCCATGGTCAAACTATTCGACATCAGGCCAATCTCGCCAATCACCTGGCCTATACCCACCAGACCCTCAATCCAGCACTATTGGCCGAGCTCACTGGAATTGATGTGATTGCGGACTTTAGAAGTCGTGACCTTGCCGCTGGTGGTCATGGCGCCCCTCTAGTGCCAGCCTTTCATGCACAACAATTTGCTACAGATCAAAATATCGCCGTACTCAACCTTGGCGGCATTGCCAACCTCACTCTATTACCCAAAGATGGTGAGGTGAAGGGTTTTGATTGCGGCCCCGGCAATATGTTGATGGATGCTTGGGTTGCGGATCAGCAGGGTCACCCTTTTGATGAGAACGGTACTTGGGCATCACAAGGCAAAGTCAATCAAGCGCTGTTATCAAGAATGCTGACAGATTCATTTTTCGCAAAAGCGCCACCAAAGAGCACGGGGCGTGATGACTTTCATCTAGAGTGGTTGCAAAAGCAAATTGGTTCGGACAACATTAATTCCGAAGATGTTCAAGCAACGCTATTGCAATTAACTGTGGACTCAGCCTTGCAAGCTTTAGAGGGCTATGCCCCGCAAACCCAAACACTGGTTATCTGTGGTGGCGGTGCGCGCAATACTGCCTTATTGGATTTATTTAAAACCAAAGCCGAAGCCTTGTTCAAAAACTCACTGGAAATTGTGACCAGTGATGTACTTGGTATCGATCCACAACTTGTAGAAGGCCTCGCGTTCGCATGGCTTGCCTGGGCCCATAAAGAAAAACGGCCAGCAAATTTGCCAGCCGTTACGGGAGCGAAGGGCCCTAGAATTCTAGGCGCTTGCTATCCTGCGTAA
- the erpA gene encoding iron-sulfur cluster insertion protein ErpA codes for MTQLATQETAQPAQDLAEPPTPLVFTDSAAAKVADLIAEEGNPELKLRVFVQGGGCSGFQYGFTFDDAVNEDDTLFEKNGVTLLVDSMSFQYLVGAEIDYKEDINGSQFVIKNPNAQTTCGCGSSFSA; via the coding sequence GCAAGAAACTGCGCAACCCGCACAAGATTTAGCCGAACCACCAACCCCATTGGTGTTTACGGACAGCGCTGCTGCAAAAGTAGCTGACTTGATTGCTGAAGAAGGTAATCCAGAGTTAAAGCTACGTGTATTTGTACAAGGTGGTGGTTGCTCAGGATTTCAGTATGGCTTCACATTTGATGATGCTGTGAATGAAGATGACACACTCTTTGAAAAGAACGGTGTGACTTTATTGGTTGATTCAATGAGCTTCCAATATTTAGTTGGCGCAGAGATTGATTACAAAGAAGATATCAACGGCTCACAGTTCGTAATCAAAAATCCAAATGCCCAAACTACTTGTGGTTGTGGATCTTCTTTCTCTGCTTAA